A window of the Gossypium hirsutum isolate 1008001.06 chromosome A05, Gossypium_hirsutum_v2.1, whole genome shotgun sequence genome harbors these coding sequences:
- the LOC107958204 gene encoding probable cinnamyl alcohol dehydrogenase 6 yields the protein MALETPNHTQTVAGWAAYDSSGKIAPYIFKRRENGVNDVTIQVMYCGVCHTDLHHVKDDWGITMYPVVPGHEITGVITKVGSDVKNFKLGDRVGVGCLAASCLECEFCKNSQENYCDQIQFTYNGIFWDGTITYGGYSDMLVADHRYVVHVPDNLPMDAAAPLLCAGITVFSPMKDCQLLESPGKKVGIVGLGGLGHVAVKMAKAFGHQVTVISTSPSKENEAKQRLGADYFLVSTDAKQMQGGKRSLDVILDTVSAKHSLGPILELLKVNGTLVVVGAPDRPIELPSFPLIFGKRAVKGSMTGGMKETQEMMDVCGKHNITCDVELIKPDKINEALDRLARNDVRYRFVIDIAGTSKL from the exons ATGGCTTTAGAAACCCCTAACCACACTCAGACGGTAGCAGGATGGGCGGCTTATGATTCCTCCGGTAAAATCGCCCCTTACATCTTCAAACGAAG GGAAAATGGCGTCAACGATGTGACCATTCAAGTGATGTATTGTGGGGTCTGCCACACTGACCTCCACCATGTTAAGGACGACTGGGGTATCACCATGTATCCTGTTGTTCCTGG GCATGAAATAACGGGTGTGATAACCAAGGTTGGAAGCGACGTGAAGAATTTCAAACTAGGGGACAGGGTGGGGGTTGGTTGCTTGGCAGCATCCTGTTTAGAGTGTGAATTCTGTAAAAACTCGCAGGAGAACTACTGCGATCAGATCCAGTTCACCTACAATGGTATTTTCTGGGATGGTACCATTACTTATGGTGGATATTCCGATATGCTAGTTGCAGATCACAG GTACGTGGTCCACGTGCCGGATAACCTGCCAATGGATGCAGCAGCCCCACTATTGTGTGCTGGGATAACAGTTTTTAGCCCCATGAAAGATTGCCAACTGCTGGAGTCACCTGGGAAAAAAGTGGGAATAGTTGGCCTGGGGGGTCTGGGTCACGTTGCTGTTAAAATGGCAAAGGCATTTGGTCATCAAGTAACCGTCATCAGCACTTCTCCGTCAAAAGAAAATGAGGCTAAACAGCGTTTGGGCGCTGATTATTTCCTAGTTAGCACAGATGCTAAGCAAATGCAG GGAGGTAAGAGGTCGCTAGATGTTATTTTGGACACTGTCTCAGCTAAACACTCACTCGGACCAATCTTGGAACTGCTCAAAGTAAATGGGACTTTGGTAGTTGTGGGGGCACCCGACAGGCCAATTGAGCTTCCTTCTTTTCCATTAATATTTG GAAAGAGAGCAGTAAAGGGAAGCATGACAGGGGGTATGAAAGAGACGCAAGAAATGATGGATGTGTGTGGGAAGCACAACATCACGTGCGATGTAGAGCTTATCAAGCCAGATAAAATCAACGAAGCTTTGGACCGCCTTGCCAGAAACGATGTCAGATACCGTTTTGTTATCGACATTGCCGGAACCTCTAAGCTTTGA